The DNA window TAGAATTGATTACTTTTCCTTCTTTTGTATACCAGGTCACTTTTCCTTCATATACTTCATTTTGTGGAGTTATATCTGAAGCTAAGCCTTCCATTTGAAGAGTTCCGTTTTTGTAATAATCTTTTATTAAGGTAAACTTACCTTTTGGTTCAGTTTCCCGATAATATTCCATTTTATTTTGAGTGGTCTTTTCCCAGTTTTCATCAAAATAGATTTTCTCTTGTGAATAGACCTTTATTGTAAATAGTAGCGCTAATAGCGTTAGGGTAAATAATTTTTTCATGTATACATTAATTTTTGTAAAGGTGAAGTTTAAAAATTGATCTCGATGAATTTCTTCATCTTAAGTCATATATTCTTTGGAATTAAATAAGAAGATATTTTTATCTGTGATTAGATATAGAGTAGGAGAAACGGCTAAGCTGCAGTTAGGTATTTTTTTTCTCATGGAATTAATTTGTGTTTGCTAAATAATTAATATACTAACTATATTAACAGGTCTGAATATGTGGTAAATAATTTTCACCAAATATAGACCAATTTTAGAAAAAAAATAAGGAAAAAGTTCTGGTTATTGGCTTTCTAAAAAATATTTAATCCTTTGTAGATTTTAGTGCCCATGCTATCAATGGAGCCTGCATGAAAAGCCTTGCCAATCTCTGACTATCTGTATTAAGACCAAAAGAATCCCTTCTGTTCCTATATTGAGCAATATTTCCGGGAAGAACGGCCACAAAGAATCCAGCGAGAACTTTTCCCATTGTTTTCCTATACTTTTGAGGAGTCACAATCGCTGCTGTTCCTAAAAGGATTTCTGCGATTCCTGAATATACTACAGTATCATCTTTTTTTAAAGGAACCCACTCCGGAACCTGAGCCTGAAATTCCTTTCTCGCAAACGTAAGGTGACCTATTCCTGCTGAGATGAGAAATGCACCAAGTGCTACCTTTGATATATCTTTTGTTTCCATAATACTGTTTTTTTGAGGCGCTTGTCAGTTGAACCTTATAATTACTTATTGTATTAGTTCCAAAATCTAGACCATTAAAAAAAGTAAATAATTTTTTAATATGTAATCTTAATATACTCAGTTAGATAGGATTGTCGTTATAAGACCTGGACGGAACTTTTTTTTGTACCTAAAGAAAATTTGGTCTGCAAATTGTCGCATTAATTCTAATTACCGGATTTTATGATGTTAATTATAAATGTTTTTTCTGCTTAAAATAAAATGATTTTAAAAAGAAAAAAATAAAATAGTTTGATATTCAATATTTGGATTGATAAAAACGTTCAATTTTAAATTTGATATAATGAAGCCAAAAAAAATTCCTGGAATACCACTACAAAAAGAAGGCGGATTTCATGACACTGAAAGTCAAAAGTATTATAATGATGCCGTATTGGCAGCAGAAAAGTTTAGTATTTTAAAAGAAAGATTCTTCTCGGTCAATCAATGGCAACAATTTAGCGGAGAAAATACATCAGATTTTAAACTTTTTGATTCCAACAGAAAGCCTCTCGACCGTTCTCCTGAAATAGGAGATTTTATTAGGATTAATATACCTGGTCCCGGTGAAGCAGAAGCAAAAGGATATGATTGGGTAGAAATTGTTAATATATTTCATCAGGTTGCTGATGAGTTTGAGAGTTTTTTAGTAACCTGCAGCCCATCGAAAATCCCTGGGAATGACCAAAATGATCATGTTGCACATTTTTACAGTGATAAAGCGACATCAACTTTTCTTATTTCAAGAAATGGCAAAGAACTGACGGCTGCGATATATGGACGGAATGAATCTCCAAATTATAATGCTGCATTCGTTGATAAACTTAGAAATATGATGGTTGGTTTAGGAGGAATGGTGGGAATATCAAAAATCCAATGGAAAGCACTTTCAGACGGATTACTTGATTTTGAATAATGTAAAGTAAGATCTGCCTACTGAATCTGATCTCTATAAAAAAGTATGTAAACTGATTTTTAAATCCTGTTTTTTCGAATATGAACTTTTATAAGTTCAAATAAAAATCCAGACTACCACAGTTACGAGAAAAATTATTAAATTTAGCCAACAGAAAATCTAATATTTAATGATTGATAAAAGAGTAAAAAATGCACAGGAAGCCATTGAAGGTATTCAGGATGGAATGACTTTAATGTTAGGTGGATTCGGTCTTTGTGGTATTCCTGAAAACTCCATTAATGCATTGGTAGAAAGCGATGTAAAAGACTTGACATGTATTTCCAATAATGCAGGAGTTGATGATTTTGGATTAGGATTACTGCTTCATAAAAGACAAATTAAAAAAATGATTTCTTCCTATGTTGGAGAAAATGCAGAGTTCGAAAGACAGATGCTTTCCGGAGAATTAGATGTTGAACTTACTCCTCAGGGAACGCTTGCTGAAAAATGCAGAGCAGCTCAGGCTGGAATTCCTGCTTTCTATACTCCTGCAGGATATGGAACAGAGATTGCTGAGGGTAAAGAAGTAAAAGATTTCGATGGTAAGCCTCATATTTTAGAACATGCCTATAAAGCTGATTATTCTATTGTAAAAGCCTGGAAAGGAGATTATGCCGGAAATTTAATTTTCAAAGGATCTGCAAGAAACTTTAATCATCCAATGGCGGGCGCTGCAAAAATTACAATTGCTGAAGTGGAAGAATTAGTAGAAGATGGAGAATTGGATCCTAATCAGATACATATTCCCGGAATTATGATTCAGAGAATTTTCCAGGGTGAAAAATTCGAAAAGAGAATTGAACAAAGAACTGTTAGACAAAAAGAATAATTTCTTTTGAAAAACAACATTTAAAATAAAAACAAAGCGCTGAATAATTTATTCAGCGCTTTGTTTATTCTTCCGAAATAAGCATTTTTCTTTCTCCGATTTGTTGTCGCCACATGGCATAATACAATCCTTTTTCGGCAATTAGATTATCATGAGATCCCATTTCTATGACTTGTCCGCGTTCAAGTACATAAATTCGGTCTGCATGCATAATAGTGCTTAAACGATGGGCGATAAGAACTGTAATTTGTTCCTTTTCCTTTGAAATATTTTTTATGGTGGATGTTATTTCTTCTTCAGTAATACTGTCCAAAGCTGAAGTCGCCTCATCAAAAATCAATAAATGGGGCTTTCTTAAAAGTGCCCGAGCGATAGCGATTCTTTGTTTTTCCCCACCACTCAATTTCAGCCCTCCTTCACCAATAACCGTTTCAATACCTTTTTCTGCTCTTTCTAATAATGCAGTACAACTTGATTTCTGTAAAGCGATTTCCAAATCCACTTCTGTAGCTTTAGGATTTACAAAAAGAAGATTTTCTTTGATCGTTCCTGCAAAAAGCTGAGTATCCTGGGTTACAAAACCAATTTGATTTCTCAATTCATCAAAGTCAAATTCTTTTCCATTAATTGTATTGTAAAAAATATTTCCTTCCTGTGGCCTGTAAAGCCCAACCAGTAATTTTACCAATGTACTTTTCCCTGAACCACTAGGTCCTACAAAAGCAATGGTTTCTCCATTTTTCACATCAAAAGAGATATTATTTAAGGCTTTATACTGTGCCGACTGATGTTTGAAGGAAACATGTTTAAATTCTAATTCTTCAATAGCACCAATTTGTTTTGGATGAAGTGGTTTTTCTTCCACCTCTTTTTTCATTAAACGATCAAAGTTATTAAGAGATGCTTCTGCCTCACGATAAGAAATGATAATATTCCCAATTTCCTGCATCGGTCCGAAAATAAAAAAACCATAAAACATCAGAGACAGGTATTGTCCGGGAGTAACAATATTTTTGAAAATTAATAATAACAGGGTCAGGGTAATCATCTGTTGAAGAAAATTGACCATCGTTCCCTGGATGAAACTTAAAGAACGGATACTTTTAACCTTTCTAAGCTCAAGTCCAAGAATCTTATACGTATTATTATTTAAACGGATAACTTCTTGATTGGTTAGTCCTAAACTTTTAACAATTTCTATATTTCTTAAACTTTCTGTAGTACTTCCAGCTAAAGCCGTTGTTTCTGAAACAATATTTTTCTGAATGTTTTTTATCCTTTTGCTCAATAAATTGGT is part of the Chryseobacterium paludis genome and encodes:
- a CDS encoding DoxX family protein; this encodes METKDISKVALGAFLISAGIGHLTFARKEFQAQVPEWVPLKKDDTVVYSGIAEILLGTAAIVTPQKYRKTMGKVLAGFFVAVLPGNIAQYRNRRDSFGLNTDSQRLARLFMQAPLIAWALKSTKD
- a CDS encoding ABC transporter ATP-binding protein, translating into MKILLRYLKPYKWLIALSLLLATINQVFSLFAPAITGNILDQLVTHPNFFDKEKLIPRNLNQYLYGNGIYHGAFYFLTLLIGTAMISRIAKAFQDYAVSVITQKFGAKIFTDGLKHSMALPYQEFEDQRSGETLSILTKVREDTVKFITSFINIFFGILVSIIFVSVYAIRLHWSIMPVYICGIFLIAFITNLLSKRIKNIQKNIVSETTALAGSTTESLRNIEIVKSLGLTNQEVIRLNNNTYKILGLELRKVKSIRSLSFIQGTMVNFLQQMITLTLLLLIFKNIVTPGQYLSLMFYGFFIFGPMQEIGNIIISYREAEASLNNFDRLMKKEVEEKPLHPKQIGAIEELEFKHVSFKHQSAQYKALNNISFDVKNGETIAFVGPSGSGKSTLVKLLVGLYRPQEGNIFYNTINGKEFDFDELRNQIGFVTQDTQLFAGTIKENLLFVNPKATEVDLEIALQKSSCTALLERAEKGIETVIGEGGLKLSGGEKQRIAIARALLRKPHLLIFDEATSALDSITEEEITSTIKNISKEKEQITVLIAHRLSTIMHADRIYVLERGQVIEMGSHDNLIAEKGLYYAMWRQQIGERKMLISEE
- a CDS encoding CoA transferase subunit A, with the protein product MIDKRVKNAQEAIEGIQDGMTLMLGGFGLCGIPENSINALVESDVKDLTCISNNAGVDDFGLGLLLHKRQIKKMISSYVGENAEFERQMLSGELDVELTPQGTLAEKCRAAQAGIPAFYTPAGYGTEIAEGKEVKDFDGKPHILEHAYKADYSIVKAWKGDYAGNLIFKGSARNFNHPMAGAAKITIAEVEELVEDGELDPNQIHIPGIMIQRIFQGEKFEKRIEQRTVRQKE